A portion of the Sabethes cyaneus chromosome 3, idSabCyanKW18_F2, whole genome shotgun sequence genome contains these proteins:
- the LOC128743870 gene encoding tubulin alpha-1 chain-like: MRECISVHVGQAGVQIGNACWELYCLEHGIQPDGQMPSDKTIGGGDDSFNTFFSETGAGKHVPRAVFVDLEPTVVDEVRTGTYRQLFHPEQLITGKEDAANNYARGHYTIGKEIVDIVLDRIRKLADQCTGLQGFLIFHSFGGGTGSGFTSLLMERLSVDYGKKSKLEFAIYPAPQVSTAVVEPYNSILTTHTTLEHSDCAFMVDNEAIYDICRRNLDIERPTYTNLNRLIGQIVSSITASLRFDGALNVDLTEFQTNLVPYPRIHFPLVTYAPVISAEKAYHEQLSVAEITNACFEPANQMVKCDPRHGKYMACCMLYRGDVVPKDVNAAIATIKTKRTIQFVDWCPTGFKVGINYQPPTVVPGGDLAKVQRAVCMLSNTTAIAEAWARLDHKFDLMYAKRAFVHWYVGEGMEEGEFSEAREDLAALEKDYEEVGMDSGEGEGEGAEEY, from the exons atg CGTGAATGTATCTCTGTACACGTTGGTCAGGCTGGAGTCCAAATTGGAAATGCCTGCTGGGAATTGTACTGTCTGGAGCATGGAATCCAACCGGACGGTCAAATGCCCTCGGACAAAACCATTGGCGGTGGCGATGATTCGTTCAACACTTTCTTCAGCGAGACTGGAGCTGGAAAGCATGTTCCCCGCGCCGTTTTTGTTGATTTGGAACCAACAGTAGTAGATGAAGTTCGCACCGGAACCTACCGGCAGCTGTTCCACCCGGAACAGTTAATTACCGGAAAGGAGGATGCAGCCAACAATTACGCTCGTGGTCACTACACTATTGGAAAGGAAATCGTCGACATTGTCCTGGATCGCATTCGTAAGCTAGCTGACCAATGTACCGGTCTTCAGGGTTTCCTGATTTTCCACTCATTCGGAGGCGGTACCGGATCCGGTTTTACTTCCCTGTTGATGGAACGTCTCTCCGTTGACTACGGTAAGAAGTCGAAGTTGGAGTTTGCCATCTACCCGGCTCCACAAGTTTCGACCGCCGTGGTTGAACCTTACAATTCCATTTTGACAACGCACACCACTTTGGAACATTCCGACTGCGCATTTATGGTTGATAACGAGGCGATTTACGACATTTGCCGACGTAACTTGGACATTGAACGCCCTACGTATACCAACCTGAATCGTTTGATTGGTCAAATTGTTTCTTCGATTACCGCTTCGCTTCGATTTGACGGTGCTTTGAACGTCGATCTTACTGAATTCCAAACCAACTTGGTTCCGTACCCACGTATTCACTTCCCATTGGTAACTTATGCTCCGGTTATCTCAGCCGAGAAAGCTTACCATGAGCAGCTGTCGGTAGCTGAAATCACCAATGCATGCTTTGAACCGGCCAACCAGATGGTGAAATGCGATCCCCGTCATGGCAAGTACATGGCTTGTTGCATGCTGTACCGTGGTGATGTAGTACCAAAGGATGTCAACGCTGCTATTGCAACCATCAAGACtaagcgtacgattcagttcgTCGATTGGTGCCCAACTGGTTTCAAGGTCGGCATCAACTACCAGCCCCCGACTGTCGTTCCCGGTGGTGACCTGGCTAAAGTACAGCGTGCCGTCTGCATGTTGTCTAATACGACTGCCATCGCTGAAGCATGGGCCCGTTTGGATCATAAGTTCGATCTGATGTACGCCAAGCGTGCCTTCGTCCACTGGTACGTTGGCGAGGGTATGGAGGAAGGTGAATTCTCTGAGGCCCGTGAGGATCTGGCAGCCCTCGAGAAGGATTACGAAGAAGTCGGCATGGACTCGGGCGAAGGAGAGGGAGAAGGTGCCGAAGAGTATTAA